One window of Alosa sapidissima isolate fAloSap1 chromosome 21, fAloSap1.pri, whole genome shotgun sequence genomic DNA carries:
- the LOC121696273 gene encoding uncharacterized protein LOC121696273 isoform X2 yields the protein MIKWDDISNDKKRMDSHEDRTAPEERSITTDASPSAVQPGSTEPISAEAHMGVHQLSTSRIQMEMLPLRDYITDLSKEEWDSFSDAMINPVTKAHFLEVCLIVAKHVTLSALKVIMPSLARRLGEDPEFLMAPDESHGYVNVIGTRPKNPSIIYIEDDLDVIKLKKGVLTKVISKAGSRSSLRSCDEPLMSSRSSSGKRSSTSLQTTSLPQHGITKDHILRNVQRSLTKLTEAGLTPDSEEWIDAIVTEVTQAIDSTFNETSPDLQSSSRFALSLQKIKSIELMKNISLKLKTYMAQQHKPSKKQTSSLVEDIENNSILVSTTAEAMTTIIQEMETCLDGNDKTHPTKKLLATMKRAVKMLACQSVSSKDILALGTLGTNDLGELNVSEKEKLGQNSGQGSSIALDRLSSDQFRTKAKKAISDVLTEKVKVVHSTSSAGPCFPSGSVLKSNIIMEDKDLFSSCSPHPVHSVGSMIVDAFVEEITSIIESTECARESLTNEETASDTQFGESSVVPITFKNQTVEAAKGLYNKVQRKIGVFFKNPLILWHKSMSIPDIEKIEALQVTDAFSAQNPQYSGVQPTSTCSEQLQPHTRPFLRKTHSDGTHSGWVALGEFNLNQTQIDECTKEALKGILTPFWSKESEEPSLSLSTSADTFVENVIFQLDDLISSTSSMTLESSSDQSNKNSFENVTRTSDSTSRKSSSLACLQKMSSERFQTNALRAVSEAVLKTVRSHNASGTLNQHYLPERVQVSSFFFLPVEREASDTEAFEQDRPNVDVDSAASIMADQFVTDLQSCVESLHSMKDKPHKGNFFSTVSKLHQHLLNKMEEFFGQISFKGIRSYEQLVKEPTDGQSSISEVEHPPSEEHNIHPLVDPKDTTKDILIKVFTLYKDEMMGENAECDISPAVSTEDQNIILQLEAYFAESPVQKLGDEDYTDETVPSPTKLSQKLSEDEFQSKAEKLVSDVLLLAVRTLTYSLDSQADPHISSLEAQNAASDLVKQVSDVVQKLLEATASETPESSYDMKDCTDMDIQPSHSISQTSEDAIETIWSNTCKTFQSFKRKLKKIFSKYRHTQPKSEDEDKEAINKAFGFILEELAQSVDLDEDHQMIRGIVNAMIDNIGEEDVQLMKEPQRANSSSSTASKSKLSTLSSEVLPGAVLSLSETPAEAPPVHHLYIDMGDMAENEPSPMSHESIVNIVNTISAELNVQNEDCSLSLTQDLTSVGERLERLLCDERLSSLSHNLANLIHHLCFKDQKGMAATKSASDSLLLSMGQSGKFPPKNIVRQIVQVYAEETVKHLFLPCFNIPSPWNMDVEGVFQHASSSASCPSFLHSLSEIVPQGALRSPSQILHSTLQVLTTVMTRDVMNMLAPTLQTTGDLKGQTDQQPVPQHLFGRPCSGDPTQISVSKDIVMGSPYPSLNPVDSTSDDYTSLVTVLIIRLLSKLNDQESLSDDMLDICRVLINRVITEIDAALGIAKSMACLYDVTCIKKVFRAVYNDLMHEFGSKDILLNVMMSEDPCFEKSLVTSLTREFMQTTISPNLKEEKTKKRTLSFLPKLSKIKAFFHIKKSKSGSSRKEQSINVDQNPTSAHVDPAVLCAECLPCGAPVSSSDKTITIASSEKNAHKGFFSRIISSLSRKSPKIHPEALH from the exons ATGATAAAATGGGATGATATTTCAAACGACAAG AAAAGAATGGATTCTCATGAGGATAGAACTGCACCGGAGGAGAGAAGCATCACAACTGATG CTTCTCCATCTGCAGTTCAGCCAGGCTCCACAGAGCCCATATCAGCAGAGGCTCACATGGGCGTCCATCAGCTGTCCACTTCCAGGATCCAGATGGAGATGTTGCCATTGCGTGACTACATTACGGATCTCAGTAAAGA GGAATGGGATTCATTTTCTGATGCTATGATCAACCCT GTGACAAAGGCACATTTTCTTGAAGTGTGCTTGATCGTAGCTAAACATGTTACTTTGAGTGCACTTAAAGTCATCATGCCAAGCCTTGCCAGAAGGCTAGGAGAGGACCCAGAGTTTTTGATGGCACCAGATGAGAGCCATGGCTATGTAAACGTCATCGGCACTAGGCCAAAAAACCCATCAATAATCTACATTGAAGATGATCTGGATGTCATCAAACTTAAAAAGGGGGTCCTTACCAAGGTCATCTCTAAAGCAGGTAGCAGGTCATCTCTAAGATCCTGTGATGAGCCACTCATGAGCTCACGCAGTTCTTCTGGAAAGAG GTCCAGCACCTCCCTGCAAACTACTTCATTACCCCAGCATGGAATCACAAAGGACCATATCCTGCGCAATGTCCAGAGGAGTCTTACCAAATTGACTGAAGCTGGTTTAACTCCAGATTCTGAAGAATGGATTGACGCCATTGTGACAGAAGTCACACAAGCTATAGACTCAACCTTTAACGAGACCAGCCCAGACTTGCAAAGCTCATCAAGATTTGCACTTTCACTTCAAAAGATCAAGAGTATTGAACTAATGAAAAATATTTCTTTGAAGTTGAAAACATATATGGCTCAACAACACAAGCCCTCAAAAAAACAGACTTCTTCCCTTGTCGAAGACATTGAAAACAATTCCATTTTGGTTTCAACTACTGCAGAGGCAATGACTACCATCATAcaggaaatggaaacatgttTGGATGGAAATGACAAAACCCATCCTACTAAAAAACTACTTGCAACTATGAAGAGGGCTGTTAAAATGCTGGCTTGCCAAAGTGTTTCTTCTAAGGATATCCTTGCTCTTGGTACTCTTGGTACCAATGACCTTGGTGAGCTCAACGTTTCTGAGAAAGAAAAGCTTGGCCAGAATTCAGGTCAAGGTTCAAGCATTGCATTGGACAGGCTCTCAAGTGACCAATTCCGCACAAAGGCAAAGAAGGCTATCAGTGATGTTCTCACTGAAAAGGTCAAAGTAGTGCATTCCACGTCTTCAGCTGGACCTTGTTTTCCATCTGGGTCTGTTCTTAAGAGTAACATCATTATGGAAGACAAGGATCTTTTCTCTAGCTGTTCTCCTCATCCAGTTCACTCTGTTGGTTCTATGATCGTCGATGCATTTGTGGAGGAGATTACATCTATAATAGAATCCACTGAATGTGCAAGAGAATCACTTACAAATGAGGAAACAGCAAGTGACACCCAATTCGGTGAGTCCTCTGTGGTACCAATTACTTTTAAAAATCAGACTGTTGAAGCGGCCAAAGGGCTTTACAACAAAGTCCAACGAAAGATCGGGGTGTTTTTCAAGAACCCACTGATTCTGTGGCACAAAAGCATGTCAATCCCTGATATCGAAAAAATAGAGGCCCTGCAGGTGACGGATGCTTTTTCTGCTCAGAACCCTCAGTACTCTGGTGTTCAACCAACCAGTACTTGCAGCGAGCAGCTTCAGCCCCATACCAGGCCATTTCTCAGAAAGACACATAGTGATGGCACACATAGTGGGTGGGTGGCTTTAGGTGAATTTAATTTGAACCAGACTCAGATTGATGAATGCACGAAAGAAGCCTTGAAAGGGATCCTTACCCCTTTCTGGTCTAAGGAGTCAGAGGAACCATCTTTATCCTTAAGCACATCGGCTGACACGTTTGTGGAAAATGTCATTTTCCAACTGGATGATCTGATCTCTTCAACCTCTTCAATGACCTTAGAGAGCAGCAGTGACCAATCCAACAAGAACTCGTTTGAGAATGTCACAAGGACCTCTGATTCAACATCCAGAAAGTCTTCTTCCCTGGCATGTCTTCAAAAAATGTCTAGCGAAAGGTTTCAAACAAATGCTCTTAGGGCTGTAAGCGAAGCCGTACTTAAAACAGTAAGAAGCCATAATGCTAGTGGCACACTGAATCAACATTATTTGCCAGAAAGGGTTCAAGTGAGCTCCTTCTTTTTCCTTCCGGTGGAAAGAGAGGCTTCTGACACTGAAGCATTTGAGCAAGACAGACCTAATGTAGATGTAGATTCTGCTGCGTCAATAATGGCAGATCAGTTCGTGACTGACCTGCAGAGTTGTGTTGAGTCTCTGCATTCTATGAAGGACAAGCCACATAAGGGGAATTTCTTCTCTACAGTTTCAAAACTGCATCAACATTTGCTGAACAAGATGGAAGAGTTTTTTGGTCAAATATCCTTTAAGGGAATCCGCTCATATGAACAACTAGTGAAGGAACCTACAGACGGGCAAAGTTCCATCAGTGAGGTTGAGCATCCCCCTTCGGAGGAGCACAACATCCACCCACTGGTCGATCCCAAGGACACCACCAAAGATATTCTGATCAAGGTTTTCACATTATATAAAGATGAGATGATGGGTGAAAATGCAGAGTGTGATATATCACCTGCTGTCTCAACTGAAGACCAAAATATAATTCTGCAACTTGAAGCTTATTTTGCTGAGTCACCTGTTCAAAAACTTGGCGATGAGGATTACACTGACGAAACAGTCCCATCACCTACAAAGCTTAGCCAGAAACTCTCAGAGGATGAGTTTCAAAGTAAAGCTGAAAAGCTTGTGAGTGATGTTTTATTGCTCGCTGTCAGGACTTTAACATACTCTCTAGATTCACAGGCAGACCCACACATTTCTTCCCTGGAGGCACAGAATGCTGCTTCTGATTTAGTCAAACAAGTGAGTGATGTGGTGCAGAAACTTTTGGAAGCCACAGCCTCAGAAACTCCAGAAAGCTCATATGATATGAAAGACTGCACTGATATGGATATACAACCTTCACATAGCATCTCTCAAACATCTGAAGATGCTATTGAGACAATTTGGTCCAACACTTGCAAAACATTCCAAAGCTTCAagagaaaactgaaaaaaatattttccaagTACCGCCACACACAACCCAAATCTGAGGATGAAGACAAAGAAGCTATTAACAAGGCGTTTGGTTTTATTCTGGAGGAACTTGCACAGTCTGTTGATTTAGATGAGGACCACCAAATGATAAGAGGTATAGTCAATGCAATGATAGACAACATTGGAGAGGAGGATGTCCAGTTAATGAAAGAACCACAAAGGGCTAATTCCTCCTCATCCACTGCTTCCAAAAGCAAACTATCAACACTGAGCTCTGAGGTCTTACCTGGTGCAGTCCTCAGCCTTAGTGAGACACCTGCTGAAGCACCTCCTGTGCACCATCTTTATATTGACATGGGTGACATGGCTGAAAATGAGCCCTCTCCTATGTCTCATGAATCAATCGTCAACATTGTAAACACCATCTCTGCTGAGCTGAATGTGCAGAATGAGGATTGttcgctctcactcactcaggaTCTTACCTCAGTGGGggaaaggctggagagattgcTGTGTGATGAGAGACTGAGCTCACTCTCGCACAATCTTGCTAACCTGATTCACCATCTTTGCTTTAAGGACCAAAAAGGAATGGCTGCCACAAAGTCTGCTTCTGATTCTCTACTTTTGAGCATGGGACAGAGTGGCAAATTCCCCCCAAAAAATATTGTCAGACAGATTGTGCAGGTTTATGCTGAGGAGACAGTGAAGCATTTGTTCCTTCCTTGCTTCAACATTCCATCACCTTGGAATATGGATGTGGAAGGAGTTTTCCAACATGCTTCATCCTCTGCATCTTGCCCCAGTTTCCTACattccttatctgaaatagtaCCCCAAGGTGCCTTGAGATCTCCTTCACAAATACTGCACAGCACATTACAAGTTCTTACCACAGTCATGACGAGGGATGTCATGAACATGCTAGCCCCGACTCTGCAAACAACAGGGGATTTAAAGGGGCAAACGGACCAGCAGCCGGTACCACAGCATCTCTTTGGCAGACCTTGCTCAGGTGATCCCACGCAGATTTCAGTAAGCAAGGATATTGTAATGGGTTCCCCTTATCCTTCACTGAACCCAGTGGATTCCACCTCAGATGATTACACCAGCCTGGTTACTGTATTAATCATTCGACTACTTTCTAAGTTGAATGATCAAGAGTCACTTTCTGATGATATGTTAGACATATGTAGAGTGCTAATTAACAGGGTAATTACAGAAATTGATGCTGCATTGGGCATAGCGAAAAGTATGGCCTGTCTATATGACGTGACGTGCATTAAAAAAGTATTTAGAGCCGTTTACAATGATCTCATGCATGAGTTTGGCAGTAAAGACATTCTCCTGAATGTGATGATGTCAGAGGATCCTTGTTTTGAGAAGTCTCTGGTCACATCCCTAACACGTGAATTCATGCAAACCACTATTTCGCCAAATCTAAAGGAAGAGAAGACCAAGAAGCGGACACTTAGTTTCCTACCAAAACTATCAAAAATCAAGGCCTTTTTTCATATCAAg AAATCAAAGTCAGGCAGTAGTAGAAAGGAGCAGTCCATCAACGTGGATCAGAATCCGACATCGGCTCATGTTGATCCAG CTGTCCTATGTGCAGAGTGCTTACCTTGTGGTGCACCAGTTTCCTCCAGTGACAAGACTATCACCATCGCTTCATCAGAGAAGAACGCTCACAAGGGCTTTTTCTCCAGAATCATCTCTAGTTTATCTAGAAAATCCCCAAAGATACACCCAGAGGCACTTCATTAA
- the LOC121696273 gene encoding uncharacterized protein LOC121696273 isoform X3: MDSHEDRTAPEERSITTDASPSAVQPGSTEPISAEAHMGVHQLSTSRIQMEMLPLRDYITDLSKEEWDSFSDAMINPVTKAHFLEVCLIVAKHVTLSALKVIMPSLARRLGEDPEFLMAPDESHGYVNVIGTRPKNPSIIYIEDDLDVIKLKKGVLTKVISKAGSRSSLRSCDEPLMSSRSSSGKRSSTSLQTTSLPQHGITKDHILRNVQRSLTKLTEAGLTPDSEEWIDAIVTEVTQAIDSTFNETSPDLQSSSRFALSLQKIKSIELMKNISLKLKTYMAQQHKPSKKQTSSLVEDIENNSILVSTTAEAMTTIIQEMETCLDGNDKTHPTKKLLATMKRAVKMLACQSVSSKDILALGTLGTNDLGELNVSEKEKLGQNSGQGSSIALDRLSSDQFRTKAKKAISDVLTEKVKVVHSTSSAGPCFPSGSVLKSNIIMEDKDLFSSCSPHPVHSVGSMIVDAFVEEITSIIESTECARESLTNEETASDTQFGESSVVPITFKNQTVEAAKGLYNKVQRKIGVFFKNPLILWHKSMSIPDIEKIEALQVTDAFSAQNPQYSGVQPTSTCSEQLQPHTRPFLRKTHSDGTHSGWVALGEFNLNQTQIDECTKEALKGILTPFWSKESEEPSLSLSTSADTFVENVIFQLDDLISSTSSMTLESSSDQSNKNSFENVTRTSDSTSRKSSSLACLQKMSSERFQTNALRAVSEAVLKTVRSHNASGTLNQHYLPERVQVSSFFFLPVEREASDTEAFEQDRPNVDVDSAASIMADQFVTDLQSCVESLHSMKDKPHKGNFFSTVSKLHQHLLNKMEEFFGQISFKGIRSYEQLVKEPTDGQSSISEVEHPPSEEHNIHPLVDPKDTTKDILIKVFTLYKDEMMGENAECDISPAVSTEDQNIILQLEAYFAESPVQKLGDEDYTDETVPSPTKLSQKLSEDEFQSKAEKLVSDVLLLAVRTLTYSLDSQADPHISSLEAQNAASDLVKQVSDVVQKLLEATASETPESSYDMKDCTDMDIQPSHSISQTSEDAIETIWSNTCKTFQSFKRKLKKIFSKYRHTQPKSEDEDKEAINKAFGFILEELAQSVDLDEDHQMIRGIVNAMIDNIGEEDVQLMKEPQRANSSSSTASKSKLSTLSSEVLPGAVLSLSETPAEAPPVHHLYIDMGDMAENEPSPMSHESIVNIVNTISAELNVQNEDCSLSLTQDLTSVGERLERLLCDERLSSLSHNLANLIHHLCFKDQKGMAATKSASDSLLLSMGQSGKFPPKNIVRQIVQVYAEETVKHLFLPCFNIPSPWNMDVEGVFQHASSSASCPSFLHSLSEIVPQGALRSPSQILHSTLQVLTTVMTRDVMNMLAPTLQTTGDLKGQTDQQPVPQHLFGRPCSGDPTQISVSKDIVMGSPYPSLNPVDSTSDDYTSLVTVLIIRLLSKLNDQESLSDDMLDICRVLINRVITEIDAALGIAKSMACLYDVTCIKKVFRAVYNDLMHEFGSKDILLNVMMSEDPCFEKSLVTSLTREFMQTTISPNLKEEKTKKRTLSFLPKLSKIKAFFHIKKSKSGSSRKEQSINVDQNPTSAHVDPAVLCAECLPCGAPVSSSDKTITIASSEKNAHKGFFSRIISSLSRKSPKIHPEALH; encoded by the exons ATGGATTCTCATGAGGATAGAACTGCACCGGAGGAGAGAAGCATCACAACTGATG CTTCTCCATCTGCAGTTCAGCCAGGCTCCACAGAGCCCATATCAGCAGAGGCTCACATGGGCGTCCATCAGCTGTCCACTTCCAGGATCCAGATGGAGATGTTGCCATTGCGTGACTACATTACGGATCTCAGTAAAGA GGAATGGGATTCATTTTCTGATGCTATGATCAACCCT GTGACAAAGGCACATTTTCTTGAAGTGTGCTTGATCGTAGCTAAACATGTTACTTTGAGTGCACTTAAAGTCATCATGCCAAGCCTTGCCAGAAGGCTAGGAGAGGACCCAGAGTTTTTGATGGCACCAGATGAGAGCCATGGCTATGTAAACGTCATCGGCACTAGGCCAAAAAACCCATCAATAATCTACATTGAAGATGATCTGGATGTCATCAAACTTAAAAAGGGGGTCCTTACCAAGGTCATCTCTAAAGCAGGTAGCAGGTCATCTCTAAGATCCTGTGATGAGCCACTCATGAGCTCACGCAGTTCTTCTGGAAAGAG GTCCAGCACCTCCCTGCAAACTACTTCATTACCCCAGCATGGAATCACAAAGGACCATATCCTGCGCAATGTCCAGAGGAGTCTTACCAAATTGACTGAAGCTGGTTTAACTCCAGATTCTGAAGAATGGATTGACGCCATTGTGACAGAAGTCACACAAGCTATAGACTCAACCTTTAACGAGACCAGCCCAGACTTGCAAAGCTCATCAAGATTTGCACTTTCACTTCAAAAGATCAAGAGTATTGAACTAATGAAAAATATTTCTTTGAAGTTGAAAACATATATGGCTCAACAACACAAGCCCTCAAAAAAACAGACTTCTTCCCTTGTCGAAGACATTGAAAACAATTCCATTTTGGTTTCAACTACTGCAGAGGCAATGACTACCATCATAcaggaaatggaaacatgttTGGATGGAAATGACAAAACCCATCCTACTAAAAAACTACTTGCAACTATGAAGAGGGCTGTTAAAATGCTGGCTTGCCAAAGTGTTTCTTCTAAGGATATCCTTGCTCTTGGTACTCTTGGTACCAATGACCTTGGTGAGCTCAACGTTTCTGAGAAAGAAAAGCTTGGCCAGAATTCAGGTCAAGGTTCAAGCATTGCATTGGACAGGCTCTCAAGTGACCAATTCCGCACAAAGGCAAAGAAGGCTATCAGTGATGTTCTCACTGAAAAGGTCAAAGTAGTGCATTCCACGTCTTCAGCTGGACCTTGTTTTCCATCTGGGTCTGTTCTTAAGAGTAACATCATTATGGAAGACAAGGATCTTTTCTCTAGCTGTTCTCCTCATCCAGTTCACTCTGTTGGTTCTATGATCGTCGATGCATTTGTGGAGGAGATTACATCTATAATAGAATCCACTGAATGTGCAAGAGAATCACTTACAAATGAGGAAACAGCAAGTGACACCCAATTCGGTGAGTCCTCTGTGGTACCAATTACTTTTAAAAATCAGACTGTTGAAGCGGCCAAAGGGCTTTACAACAAAGTCCAACGAAAGATCGGGGTGTTTTTCAAGAACCCACTGATTCTGTGGCACAAAAGCATGTCAATCCCTGATATCGAAAAAATAGAGGCCCTGCAGGTGACGGATGCTTTTTCTGCTCAGAACCCTCAGTACTCTGGTGTTCAACCAACCAGTACTTGCAGCGAGCAGCTTCAGCCCCATACCAGGCCATTTCTCAGAAAGACACATAGTGATGGCACACATAGTGGGTGGGTGGCTTTAGGTGAATTTAATTTGAACCAGACTCAGATTGATGAATGCACGAAAGAAGCCTTGAAAGGGATCCTTACCCCTTTCTGGTCTAAGGAGTCAGAGGAACCATCTTTATCCTTAAGCACATCGGCTGACACGTTTGTGGAAAATGTCATTTTCCAACTGGATGATCTGATCTCTTCAACCTCTTCAATGACCTTAGAGAGCAGCAGTGACCAATCCAACAAGAACTCGTTTGAGAATGTCACAAGGACCTCTGATTCAACATCCAGAAAGTCTTCTTCCCTGGCATGTCTTCAAAAAATGTCTAGCGAAAGGTTTCAAACAAATGCTCTTAGGGCTGTAAGCGAAGCCGTACTTAAAACAGTAAGAAGCCATAATGCTAGTGGCACACTGAATCAACATTATTTGCCAGAAAGGGTTCAAGTGAGCTCCTTCTTTTTCCTTCCGGTGGAAAGAGAGGCTTCTGACACTGAAGCATTTGAGCAAGACAGACCTAATGTAGATGTAGATTCTGCTGCGTCAATAATGGCAGATCAGTTCGTGACTGACCTGCAGAGTTGTGTTGAGTCTCTGCATTCTATGAAGGACAAGCCACATAAGGGGAATTTCTTCTCTACAGTTTCAAAACTGCATCAACATTTGCTGAACAAGATGGAAGAGTTTTTTGGTCAAATATCCTTTAAGGGAATCCGCTCATATGAACAACTAGTGAAGGAACCTACAGACGGGCAAAGTTCCATCAGTGAGGTTGAGCATCCCCCTTCGGAGGAGCACAACATCCACCCACTGGTCGATCCCAAGGACACCACCAAAGATATTCTGATCAAGGTTTTCACATTATATAAAGATGAGATGATGGGTGAAAATGCAGAGTGTGATATATCACCTGCTGTCTCAACTGAAGACCAAAATATAATTCTGCAACTTGAAGCTTATTTTGCTGAGTCACCTGTTCAAAAACTTGGCGATGAGGATTACACTGACGAAACAGTCCCATCACCTACAAAGCTTAGCCAGAAACTCTCAGAGGATGAGTTTCAAAGTAAAGCTGAAAAGCTTGTGAGTGATGTTTTATTGCTCGCTGTCAGGACTTTAACATACTCTCTAGATTCACAGGCAGACCCACACATTTCTTCCCTGGAGGCACAGAATGCTGCTTCTGATTTAGTCAAACAAGTGAGTGATGTGGTGCAGAAACTTTTGGAAGCCACAGCCTCAGAAACTCCAGAAAGCTCATATGATATGAAAGACTGCACTGATATGGATATACAACCTTCACATAGCATCTCTCAAACATCTGAAGATGCTATTGAGACAATTTGGTCCAACACTTGCAAAACATTCCAAAGCTTCAagagaaaactgaaaaaaatattttccaagTACCGCCACACACAACCCAAATCTGAGGATGAAGACAAAGAAGCTATTAACAAGGCGTTTGGTTTTATTCTGGAGGAACTTGCACAGTCTGTTGATTTAGATGAGGACCACCAAATGATAAGAGGTATAGTCAATGCAATGATAGACAACATTGGAGAGGAGGATGTCCAGTTAATGAAAGAACCACAAAGGGCTAATTCCTCCTCATCCACTGCTTCCAAAAGCAAACTATCAACACTGAGCTCTGAGGTCTTACCTGGTGCAGTCCTCAGCCTTAGTGAGACACCTGCTGAAGCACCTCCTGTGCACCATCTTTATATTGACATGGGTGACATGGCTGAAAATGAGCCCTCTCCTATGTCTCATGAATCAATCGTCAACATTGTAAACACCATCTCTGCTGAGCTGAATGTGCAGAATGAGGATTGttcgctctcactcactcaggaTCTTACCTCAGTGGGggaaaggctggagagattgcTGTGTGATGAGAGACTGAGCTCACTCTCGCACAATCTTGCTAACCTGATTCACCATCTTTGCTTTAAGGACCAAAAAGGAATGGCTGCCACAAAGTCTGCTTCTGATTCTCTACTTTTGAGCATGGGACAGAGTGGCAAATTCCCCCCAAAAAATATTGTCAGACAGATTGTGCAGGTTTATGCTGAGGAGACAGTGAAGCATTTGTTCCTTCCTTGCTTCAACATTCCATCACCTTGGAATATGGATGTGGAAGGAGTTTTCCAACATGCTTCATCCTCTGCATCTTGCCCCAGTTTCCTACattccttatctgaaatagtaCCCCAAGGTGCCTTGAGATCTCCTTCACAAATACTGCACAGCACATTACAAGTTCTTACCACAGTCATGACGAGGGATGTCATGAACATGCTAGCCCCGACTCTGCAAACAACAGGGGATTTAAAGGGGCAAACGGACCAGCAGCCGGTACCACAGCATCTCTTTGGCAGACCTTGCTCAGGTGATCCCACGCAGATTTCAGTAAGCAAGGATATTGTAATGGGTTCCCCTTATCCTTCACTGAACCCAGTGGATTCCACCTCAGATGATTACACCAGCCTGGTTACTGTATTAATCATTCGACTACTTTCTAAGTTGAATGATCAAGAGTCACTTTCTGATGATATGTTAGACATATGTAGAGTGCTAATTAACAGGGTAATTACAGAAATTGATGCTGCATTGGGCATAGCGAAAAGTATGGCCTGTCTATATGACGTGACGTGCATTAAAAAAGTATTTAGAGCCGTTTACAATGATCTCATGCATGAGTTTGGCAGTAAAGACATTCTCCTGAATGTGATGATGTCAGAGGATCCTTGTTTTGAGAAGTCTCTGGTCACATCCCTAACACGTGAATTCATGCAAACCACTATTTCGCCAAATCTAAAGGAAGAGAAGACCAAGAAGCGGACACTTAGTTTCCTACCAAAACTATCAAAAATCAAGGCCTTTTTTCATATCAAg AAATCAAAGTCAGGCAGTAGTAGAAAGGAGCAGTCCATCAACGTGGATCAGAATCCGACATCGGCTCATGTTGATCCAG CTGTCCTATGTGCAGAGTGCTTACCTTGTGGTGCACCAGTTTCCTCCAGTGACAAGACTATCACCATCGCTTCATCAGAGAAGAACGCTCACAAGGGCTTTTTCTCCAGAATCATCTCTAGTTTATCTAGAAAATCCCCAAAGATACACCCAGAGGCACTTCATTAA